ATCAGTACAATCATGCAAAACGTAAACAGCGATAAACAAGAAAAGAACCTAGACTTTCCCTTATCATGTTTCATATAACCGATAGAATAGAGATGCACTACCAGCGAAACGGTGGTAATTACAATCAGCATCAAAGATGAAAGAGCATCCACACTAATCGCCCAATTTACTTTTAGGACGCTCAACGAAAACAAAGGAAATAAACTCAAGTGATAATTTTGGGAGAAGGTGAAAAAAACATACCAGGATAAAACAGCAGATATTCCAATTCCTGCAGTTGTTATTAACTGACTAAAAATATCTCTTCTAAAAAGCGCTGCAAATAATGAACTAAAAAGTGGCAAAAACACTATTAATTTTAGTATATCAGTCATACCTTCATTCTTTCATTAAGTTCGCTCGTTCAACATCTATATTGCCACGGCTTCTATAATATACAACCAATATTGCAAGTCCTATTCCTGACTCCGCTGCGGCAACGGTCAACACAAACATGACAAAAATTTGCCCAATTATGTCATTTGTAAAAGCAGAAAAAGCGACTAAATTGATATTAATTGCTAGCAACAATACCTCTATTGATAATAATATGTTAATTATGCTTTTACGGTTGATGAAAATACCGCACACTCCAATAGTGAATAAAATAGCGGCGACTACCAAGAAATGATTTAATCCTATTTCCATTCTACTCCTTTTCCAAATTTAACCTTAACCAACTTTACAGATGAGGATTGCGTCAATTGCTTTAATACATTCTGTCTTTTGATTCCTTTTTTCTTATCCTGCAAAGTAAGAGCAATTGCGCCCACAATTGCAACGAGTAGCAAAATGCCAGAAAGGTGAAAAGCATACATATAGTCAGTATAGAGCAAATTACCGATGGCTTTCACATTATTGGCATTATAGTTTATAACATTACTTATATTCAGCGCTGAGCTGCGGATTACAAAACTGATAATGAGAAAAAACACGACACATAATATAGAACCAACAGTCAGATGCTTTGCAAAACCCTGATGCAATCTTATGTAGTCAATATCGAGCATCATAACTATAAAAAGGAACAACACTGCAACTGCCCCGATATATACTATCAGCACCATCATAGCAATAAACTCAGCTCCAAGGAGGATAAAAAGAGCTGCGGAGTTAACAAAAGTGAAAATTAAAAATAATACTGCATGCACAGGATTCCTTGCGCTGATCACACAAACAGCGGATAAAATGCTAAGAATTGCAAAAAAATAAAAGAAAAAAGTCATTAATATTTAACTGCAACAACAGTTACTAATTTAAAGTAACTCTTGCTATAAAGTCAATAAACTTATTGCATGGCAGCGTGTATCATGAAACGAAAAAATTACTTGACAACTTTTGCCACAAATCCATTATTATAACAATAAGGGTATTTCTGACTCAAAACTTGTTTTTGATCTGCAGGCTCAATGACAAAATTCAGTAAAAAACTCAAGATATTTTTTGGCGGATTGTATCAAATTATAGCGGCTGCATGTCTTTTTCATTTTTTCTACATTCAGCCAAATCGCGCTTGAACTAAGCGTCAGTAAATTATTACAGCGCCAATTTAAAGTATTATAGAGTCAAAACTCGCCACTCGGAATTTCTTTGTCCTTTTTTTTGCTTGGTAAATTTTTTAAATATTTATTGCTAAAGTAGTATCCTGGATGAGCTACTTGGATGACAAAAAAGGAGATACTGGGATAACACCCATAACCTTGTCATTCCAGCGCGTGACGCTGGAATCTAAGAATTTTATTAGGTTAGTGAGCATAAAAGTTATGTTAAAATGCACCATTTTTATGGAAAACTGAATTCCAGTGTCGAGCGCTAGAATGACATAGAGAGTGGATACTAATTTTTCATATGGCTGTGTGGGAAGTTCACTGAAATTTTGAAAAATGTAATCTACTTCTATATTCGAATATATCAAGTAGTAGTTCAAAAGATTTATTCTCAGCAATTGCACCTTTCGCATTATTGTATGCAAGGTTGAGTAGCTCTCTATCTTTATATAAGTCAGCAAATTTAAACTCCATGCATCCTGATTGTTTTATGCCTAAGATATCTCCGCTGCCTCTCAGCATCATGTCCTTCTCAGCAATGTGAAATCCATCTTGTGACTCACACATGATCTTTAACTTTGAAGATGAGCTTTTGCTTAGATTATTGTATAATAATACGCAAAAAGATGGCTTACTTCCTCGTCCTACTCTGCCTCTCAACTGATGTAATTGCGATAACCCAAATTGCTCTGCATTTTCTATAATCATAATGGTTGCATCTGGTACATCTATACCAACTTCTATCACAGTTGTTGCAACTAGGAGGGAAAATTCATTTCTTTTGAAAGAAAACATAGCTTGATCTTTCTGATCTTGAGTTAGTTTTCCGTGTATTATCCCAACTCTATCAAAAAATGTTTTTTGCAATTCCTGAAAGCGCATCTCTGCTGCAGCAACATTTAGTTCTTCGTTTTCTTCTATATATGGGCAAATCCAATACGCTTTTTCGCCCCTGCTTATAGCACCCTTCAGTTTTTCAATAATATCTGGTACTCTCTTAATGTTCATAATGACAGTTTTTATTGGCAACCTGGATTTTGGTTTTTCCCTCAAAACCGAGCATTCAACATCACCATACATGGCTTGCTGCAAAGTCCTTGGGATAGGAGTGGCAGTAACGAAAAGTATGTCAGTATTTTCTCCCTTTCCTACCAAACGGTTTCTCTGCATCACCCCAAACCGCTGTTGTTCATCTATGACTGCAAGCCCTAAATTTTTAAATGTAACGTTAGCTTGAAACAGCGCATGAGTGCCAATCACTATATTTAAAATACCACTTGCAAGTTCGTTCATGATAGTCTTTCTTTCTTTGCGTGTAGTTTTACCAGTAAGCAGAGCAACTTTTATATCAGTGCAAGATAAAGCCTCTTCGATCCAATTATAATGCTGCTCTGCTAAGATAGTAGTTGGTGCCATTAGAGCTGCCTGCATGTTGTTTTCCACCACACTCAGCATCGCAAAAAGTGCAACCACGGTCTTGCCACTACCGACATCACCTTGCAGCAAGCTTACCATGCGGTATCTGGATTTTTGTCTCTCTGAAATTTCATCTATTGCACGAATTTGATCGTTTGTTAATTGGAACGACAATCCATTTAAAACTTGCTCTTTATATTTATTGGATATTGTAAATTCTCTTCTCCCTTTTCTTACGTGATTTTCTCTTGCAAGTTTTAGTGCTAGTTGATACGCAAACAATTCATCATAGGCAAGCCTTTTCCGACAAACTTCCGCTTCTGCCAATGACCTTGGTCTGTGCAGCTTTATAACGCTTTCTCTCCAACTCAACCATTTTTTTTGCTCGATTAACGTACCATCTATCCACTCTGGCAAATCAGGCAATTCTTTTAGATTGGAATTTATTATGTTTTTAATGCTCTTGTTAGTAATGCCGCGACATAACTGGTAAACCGGCTCTATGCGAGCTATCTCTTCAAATTGGTCGATGTTAAGCGATACGTAATCTGGGTGAGTAATTTGCCAATATCCAGCAAATTTGTCAAGTTTACCACTGATGATTACATGGGCCCCAATTGGAAATGATTTATATAAATATTTAACTGAGTAATTAAAAAAGACTATGAATATATACTGACTTTCGCCTTCAACGACTATTTTATATGGTCTACCCCTAAAAGCGGGTGGCTGATGTTCATGAACTTTTGCTGTGAAAGTTGTAAGTTCTCCAACTCGAGCATCAAGTAGCGATTTACTCCTATCCACATAACTGTGTGGCCTGTAAAACAACAGGTCCATTACTCTGTCTCCGCCACAAAGTTTAGGCAATATTGTGGAATGAAACTTAGGTATATTCTCCAGCTTGCCATTTAGAAAGGCCAGCACATCTGGTTGCTCATTCAGATTCATACATGTGTAAAATTGTTTATCCATAATAGGGCTTTCTTAAAATTCTGTCACCTCCATGGTTAAGCTATTCACTTTACTTCATGCCGTGGTACCCACAACTGTACGAATATTGTAGTTTGAGAGCAACTCTCACCGGAGGGGTGTCTACTGGTAGCTATAAAACTCAAGAAAGTATTTAAGAAATTTACCAAACGAGAAAAAAAGCAAAAGAAGCCCTGGCCATTGTCTATTTTCAGTATTGGCGTTTTTTTAAGTCCTAAACGCTGCAATTTAGCGACTTTTAAACTGCAACAGACCCTTAGCTTAAGTGCTAAGAAACTTACTAAGCAGAAAAAAAGACAAAAGAATCCCGTGGTAGATTGTTCTCACTCTCTAATCCTGAAAATTGGCGTACTATACTGTCTTAAACGACTTATAAGCGCGTTTCAGCTTGTATAGGGAAAAACCTAGAAGTCTAGGTAAAATTAATAAAGATATAAGGTGCACATAGTGCAAAAAATTAAACATAAGACGCCAATCTTAATACTCTTGTCGTTTAATCTGCACAGATGAAGATAACTGAATACCTCCAACCCCATGATAACAGAACTGGCGAAGGTTGTCAAGTAGTTTTTTTGTTTTTGTTGAGTAACGGCCGGATCAAATTGCAATATTCATGCAGTTATACGCTTGACACTAGAACCTATGGGGACTACTTTGATGGCATGGCAGACCATAAACAAAGCTGTTAATTCTGCACAAAAATGTGTATGATAATTACAATAATATATGAAAAATATGGACATAACTGTACATTCACAGGAAGACTTTGAGTTTATGCGAAAAGCTGGCCGGTTAGCAGCTGAAACTCTTGATTTCATTGCACCGCATGTAGAAGTAGGAGTAACAACTAATGAGTTAAATGATTTATGTCATGACTTTATAATCAAAGCAGGCGCAATTCCAGCACCATTGAACTATAAAGGGTATCCCAAATCGATTTGCACTTCAAAAAATGCTGTTGTGTGTCACGGCATTCCTGATGATAAGCCGCTTAAGGATGGAGATATTGTCAATATCGATGTCACGGTAATTTTAAATGGCTGGCATGGCGACACAAGTCGTATGTTTTGGGCTGGTAAGTCGTCAATAAAAGCAAAACGCTTGTGTGATGCTACTTATGGCGCACTAATGGAAGCGATAAAGCAAGTTAAACCTGGTAATAAATTAAATGAAATTGGGCTTGCTATAGAGAAATATATTGAAGATTTTGGCTATTCTATCGTACGTAACTATTGTGGACATGGTATAGGAAAAGTCTTTCATGCTCCGCCAAATGTGGTGCATTTTTATGATAAAGATGAAGATCTTGTCTTAAAGGAAGGCATGTTTTTTACAATAGAGCCAATGATCAACGCTGGAAAACATGAAACTCTGCTCAGCAAGCTAGATGGATGGACAGTAACAACACGTGACCTTTCACTTTCTGCGCAGTTTGAGCATACGCTTGGGGTAACAAAAGATGGTGTTGAAGTATTCACATTGTCGCCTAAGAATTGGCATTTCCCGCCTTATAACTAGATTTTTTAAACTCTTTTATTTGGCGTACTATTGTTTAATTTTTCGCACTATGTGCACCTCATGTCTTTATAAACTTTTCAAGGTTTTTATACCAATTTCCATTACACAGGGAGCAGATATGCCACTTTACCGCGCTATTCTATTTGCTTCAGTATGAGCCTTTTCCTCGTTATTGTCCTATGTAATGGGAATTGGTATGAGTAAGCTATTGCTCATGAATTTCCTTATCAAGCAAAAAGATGCATGGGCATTATTTAAATAATGCCCATGCGCTTTTAGAAGGGGCATATAGCACGTGTGCTAAAGTAGCACTACGTGCATATATAAGTTGTTTAAAACAATCTTTTAGTAAACAAGCCCTAATACATCACAAGGATTGTGATATGCATCATAATAGTTATGACATGAGTTAAAATGGTTATGACATGAATTAACAGCATAAGGCATGTGTGCAGGCGTACAAGGTGTATGCACTGGAAAAACTGGTGCTGGTAAATGAGAAGTCATACATTGTTGTTGTGGTAAAAAACCATGAGTGTAAATCATAATAGTCCTTTAAAAAATAATATTAAATTATTATAAGTTAAAATAATTAAAAAATTAATAATTTTAATTTCAAATCTAGCATAACAGCTAACTTAGTTCTTCTTTTTACTTATATAATATCCATATCTATTGTATCTTTACCAATTTTGCATATAGTCCATCTTTGCTTATTAGAGATTCATGAGTTCCTACCTCTTCTATTTCTCCGTGATTAATTACTATAATTTTGTCAGTTTTGAGTGCAGTTGATAGCCTGTGTGTGATTATGATCGTTGTTCTGTTTTGCATTAACTTGCTCAGTGCTTTTTGCACGAAGTTTTCACTTTTGTAATCAAGGGCAGAGGTTGCCTCATCCAGCACTAAGACTTGAGGATTTTTGAGTATGGCTCTCGCTATTATAATACGTTGCTTTTGTCCTTCGGAAAGTTTTAATCCTCTTTTCCCTACAAATGTGTCAAACTTATCGGGCAGCTTGTCAATAAATTCCATCGCATAAGCACTGATGGCTGCTCGTCTTACTTCCTCATATTCGGCATCTGGTTTGCCGTATAATATATTTTCCATTATTGAACAGGAAAATATCATATGATCTTGCGGCACTAAACCAAATAATGACCTGAGACTACTTAGCGCAATTGACTTAATATTATACCCATCGATAGTAATGCTGCCTTTGCTTGGATCATAAAAACGGAGCAGAAGCTTTAAAATGGTGCTCTTACCACTGCCAGATGGTCCAACAATTGACACTGCTTGGCCCGCTTCTATGGAAAATGATACGTTACTTAACGCTGGCTTACCAGGCCGAGATTCATAAAAAAACGTTATGCCGTTAAACGAAATTCCTTTTCGGACACTGCAAATTTTTATAGGATCATCAGCATCTGCTATAGAGCTTTTCATATTCTTAAATTCAAATAAACGCTCTACTATCCCAAGACCCCGTTGTAAGTCACTGATATTATCGCTCAGATTATTTACAGCTCCTGCTGCAAGTGCTGAATAAAATACAAATGAAGATAGCTCCCCAATAGTTATATTATTACTCAAGACTTCTTTAATACCAAAAAAGATTAAAACGACCAGCGAACCTATCACACATGAGATAACCAAAGTTACCAAAATAGCGCGCAAGAGTATTAATCTTATGTATGATTTTGATACTGAGTTTAGATGTTCCTTAAAACGGATTTTTTCATTTTCCTCTAATACAAACGACTTGATGGTTACTATGGATCTGAAATTTTCCTCACTGAGTGATGCAAGCTCACTCAGCTTACTCTGGGCAAAGCGTGCGTGATTGCGCACTTTTTTCCCAAGGAAAGTCATGATAATAAGTAGTATGGGTATTATCGCGGCCGCATATGCAGTTAGATGCAGATCTGTATATAACAACATGGCAACACTACCAATCAAAATTACAAAATTTCGCAATATGGTGAGTAGGCTGCTATTTATTATCGATTGCAACACAGAGGTATCAGTAATTAGTGCTGAGATGACATCTTGGACACCAGTGTTCTCAAAGAAACTTGGTTGCAAGTCGGTAACATTGCTATATAAGTCATATCTCATTCTTGCAATAACTTTTTCGCTGCCAATGCCAATGAAATACAATCTAATGAACGCAGTAAGAGAAACAGCTAAAACTATAAATATTGTAACTACTAGTTTAGTAGTAAAGTCATGCTCTGCGCCAGAATCAATTATGCTGCTCAAACCTCTACCGAAAAGAAGAATTGTTAAAGCTGAAAATAAGACTGCAATAAAAGCTACAATGAAGTAATGTAGGTTGGGCTTTATATAGCAAAATAATTGCCTAATATTAGATCGCATCTTATTTCGAAGTTTCTAAGGCTAAGTATATGGATTTTAGTGTCAGGAGAAAGGAAAAAGGTATGGCTTTAGGTCTACTGATTGTACGAATGTTGTGATTTAACTCACAAAAAAGACCAGTAGAACTTTTGGGATAACATTCTTCTGATAATCTTACTCTGCCATAATCTTTTTTTCTTTTAACAAGTTTTGCAGCTCGCCTTTTTCATACATCTCGCGAACGATGTCACAGCCACCAATAAACTCTTCCTTTATGTATAATTGTGGAATTGTTGGCCAATCAGAAAACTTTTTTATGGACTGACGTATTTCATCATTTTCTAGCACGTTGACGCATTTAAACTTTACATTCAAGTTTTTGAGAATTGACACAACAAGTCCAGAAAATCCGCATTGAGGAAAGTCAGAAGTGCCTTTCATATAGAGCACCACATTATTTTCTGCTATATCTTTTTTTATTTGTTCAAAATTGTTCATAAGTTCACCTTAATTTTAAGCACTAGTTTCTAATTGCAATGCATGTATAGACTGGCCTTCTAACGCCTTATATACCATTTTATGCTGCTCTATCCTTGTCTTTCCAAGAAAGCACTTGGAGGTTATTTTCAAATGGTAATGATCATTATCTCCAGCAAGATCATTAACCTCTATATCAGCACCTGGAAATGATTGTTTGATGATTTTCTCTAATTCATGAATTGCGATAACCATTAATTTACTTTAAATCACAATACTTTTATTATAAATCTAAAATTACTTTGCGCAACTGAATTATCGTGAAGACAATGAATTCAGCGTGCTGAGAGCACTCGCAAGACGAGATTTCAATTGATTTTCATATTCACCCCAATCTTGTATTGCCTTTTTGGCAACACCTGAATGCACTGCGGCTTTTGCAACGGCAGGAGAAACTATCGAAATCAATCTTGGGTCAAATGGAGTAGGTATTATGTATTCACATCCATAGCTCATTTTACGACCACCGTAAGCTGCGGATATCTCGTCAGGCACTGGCTCACGAGCAAGCTTTGCTATTGCATCTGCAGCTGCAATTTTCATTTCATTGTTTATTGTTGTCGCGTGTACATCAAGTGCTCCCCTAAATATATAGGGGAATCCCATCACATTATTGACTTGATTGTTGTAATCTGATCTACCAGTTGCGATTATTGCATCTGACCTTACGGATTTTGCAAACTCAGGCCTTACTTCTGGATCAGGGTTAGCAAGAGCAAAAATAATCGGACCTTTACCCATGCTCTTCAGCATCTCTTCGCTTAGCACATTCTTTGCAGATAGCCCGATAAATACGTCAGCGCCTTTTATTGCATCAAGTAGAGAACGTTCTTTGGTGTCAGCTGCATGCTTTTCCTTCCACTCATTCATGTCCTCTTTTCTGCCTCTATATATTACCCCTTGTTTATCACACAGCACTATGTTTTTAGCGCCCATGGACCTCAGTATTTCCAAACATGCAATGCCGGCTGCCCCAGCACCATTCATGATGATCTTAACGTCTTCTAATTTCTTTCCTGCAATATCAAGAGCATTTTCTATGCCAGCTGCAACAACAACTGCAGTTCCATGCTGATCGTCGTGGAATACTGGAATGTCCATCAATTCGCTCAGGCGTTTTTCTATTATGAAACAATCGGGAGATCTTATATCCTCTAAATTTATCCCTCCCCAACTTGGTCCAAGATATCTTACTGTGTTGATAAAATCTTCCACATTTTCTGTGCCAACTTCTATATCGACTGCATCGATGTCAGCAAAACGCTTGAATAAAACAGCTTTTCCCTCCATAACAGGTTTTGAAGCAAGAGGTCCGATGTTGCCAAGTCCAAGCACTGCAGTGCCATTTGAAATAACAGCAACACAGTTGCTCTTTGCCGTATAATCATAAACTAGATCAGAGTTTTTAGCTATTTCAAGGCATGGAGCTGCAACTCCAGGGGAATAAGCAAGTGACAAGTCATACTGGGTAGATAAGGGCTTTGTTGGCAAGATAGATATTTTACCAGGATTACTGCCTCCACTGTGATACTTAAGCGCTTCTTGTTTTGTGGTATGATCTAAATCGTCATTCATCATTATATCCTTATATTTTGAGCCCATGGCTAGTGAATTTTTAAGTATATGGAATTTTTATAAATGTTCAATTGCAAACTATTAGCTTGTGAATTGCACTCCACTCCTGTATAAGTTTACCATACCGCACTAAAGTTACACTGCATGTTTAAGAAAAACTTGCCTAATTTACTGACAATTTCTCGTGCGCTTGCAGTACCAGCAATAATATTAAGTTTTTATATAGAAAACAAATATGCAAACTTGATAACAATATCAATCTTTATATTTGCATGCATTACAGATTTTTTTGATGGTTACCTAGCACGTGCGTGGAAAGTTCAATCAAAATTTGGCCGGTTATTTGATCCAATTGCTGATAAACTAATAGTGGTTTCAACAATAATGATGCTGGTTTATAAACATAAGATCAACGATTACACGATAATACCATCAGTTATCATCGTTTGTCGGGAGATGTTAGTTTCGGGTTTGCGGGAATTTCTGATCGCTACAAACGTTAGCCTACCTGTAAGCAAAGCTGGAAAAATTAAAACATTTCTGCAGATGCTTGCTGTAGTGGCACTAATAATGGACGACTACGAAATAACCCAATACATAGGTGCAATTTGTCTGTGGGTTGCAGCCATTATAACTATGTGGTCAGGCTATAATTATGTCATAGCTGGCATCAAGCAGATTGACTAAATTCCTTGAGAAACAATTAATATACAAATGGTTAAGATTTCAATAAAATTGACTAAGTAATTGAAATCCTGTATAATATATTAGTTCCTAAATCAATAGGATTTATATGGCTAGTATTACAAATAACCTTGGTACTAAGTTTTCTAAAAGACTAAAAGATTCTGAAATGGAGGATTTTTTTCAGGATTTTTGGTCTTTAATTGAAGAAGAAACCAAAAAAAGGGAGAAGCTCGAACAAGAACTATTAACACTGAAAAAAAGAGAGCTATATAGACAATACGTGTCATTGGCAACAATGGCCCCATTTGCATTGCTGATGGCTGTTGAGCTGGAAAAAATATGTAGCGATCAGGTATTGCTTGGTGTTATAAGTGGTGTACTAAGCCACGCTATATTACCTTTCACAGCTTTATCCCTTATTTGTACGCTATATTTAATTTACAATAATAGGAAGATAGCTCAAAAGAAACAGGAATTGAAGGACCTTGAAAATGGCGAAGTGGCAGAAAAAGAGAAGAGAGATGTTCCTTACACTGTTGATGATTACCTTAACTACGCTGATGCTGCTTTAACTATATTAGTTATTGTAGCTAGTATAGTTAGCGAAGCATTGGAACTAGGAATAATAGAAGACGTAGCCTTTTCAATTTCTAGCTTATTCTATTTTGTGGCAAGCGCTAATTTCTTCTATTGTGAGTACAAAAAGAGCAAAAAACATGAGGCAGACAAAGGGCAAGAGAATTCTAACCTCGATGAAAAATCTGAGAAAAAGACTAACAATATGTCTGCTGCTAGTTTAATGTTTGCTGGTTCTTCTATAATGTTAATAAGGAGAATAATGTTAATAGCATTAGCATCATTCCTACATCCTGCTGTTGGACCCGCTTTGGGTTTAGTAGGCATCACTCTTTTGATGGCAGGAAGTGGACTGATCACACATCTTTATAAGAGAGAGTTAAAGAATGTAGAAATCAGTGGAAAAGGTGGAAAAGGTATGACAGGTGCTGGTGTGGGCAATGTAGACAGAGATGGCAATACAAAAGAAGTGCCGCCACTGTTTGCATAACCTAAACTAAGCGGAAAAAAAGGCAAAAGAAGCCCTGTGGGCAGCTTACTTCAAAATATATTGGTAGCAGGTGGTTAACTCGTGACTTCTTCTTTGAGTTGCACAATTTCAGCTTTAGGGAGACCAGTAGTTTGAGCTATGATATCAATAGAAACTCCTGCTTTGAGTAGGTTTTTAGCCACTTCAATTTTTCCTTCTTCTCTGCCTTTTTTTCTGCCTTTTTCAGTGGCATCATCAAGTTTTTGAGCGAAGACAGCTTTCTCATCGCGGATACGCTTTATTTCTTGTTCATATGCTATGAATTCTTTTTCTGACCAGTTGAATCTATTTAGCTCCTCATATGCTTTTTTGATTATTACGTCACTTCCTATTATTCTTTCCAATTCCTTTTCACTGGTTTCCTCTGCATATTTAAAGAAGTAAATCCATTTTTCGACTATACTCTCCAATTGGTCTTCCTTTGTTTTTGGAAATTTTGGCAGTTCAATAAATGTGAAATAAAAATCTTTTAAGTCATGTTCATTGGTATCCTCATCCCGGATAGTATGCTTTGATTTATACTCAGACTTATCAGGGAATAGAATACAATCTGCTATAGCAATGAAGATAATTTCTTTGAGGTCTTCATATTGATCACCTTTATCGGCCTGCCTTGAGTACGCTTTTGCAGCATAGTATTGAGCACGTTTTTCAAAACCTTTAGTTTTAGCGACCTGCATTTCGACTATCACTTGCACCCCATTTTCATCTCTGCAGAGAACATCAACAATGCTCTGCTTTTTGGAGGCAATTTCAGCATCCATTATAGTGCTGAGGAACTCAACTTCTTGTATAGCCAGTAAATCCTAAAATATCATTAAGAAAGTGAATAAGGATATTCTTATTTCCCTCGTTACCAAATATTCTTTTGAATGTTAAGTCCAGTTTTGGATTGAGAAATTTTGATAAAGCCATGAGAGATTCACTTAAAAAGTATTAAGAATTATACACAATTCTGAAGAAATATTCAATCTTTTTGTTCGGATGTATTGGCCTACGAACCCAAGCCTCATCTTGCATTGCAATTATATTAAAAAATTTACCAAGTGGAGAAAAAAGCAAAAGAAGCCCTGGTCAATATCTATTTTAATAACTTGGCGTTAATGCTCTATACGCTTGACAAGTAGCTGACCTTGGGGTTGTAAATACCCATAATCTTATGATAAGGGAAATGTCGAAACTTGTCAAGCAATTTTTTTGTGAAAAAAATGAGATTGGTTAAGATTTTAACTAATTTAAAAAAAAGACAAAAGAAACCCCGCAATGTGAGTTGTTTACTGTTCTCTCAAAAACTTGGCGTCCGGTTCTCTCTTACACCGCTTAATAAGCGAGGTCCAGCTAATGTAGACAAAAAATTATAAAGACATGCAGTGTCCATGCTGCAAAAATAAAACATAACACGCCTTGTTTTATACTGTGCTTTTGTCACTTAATACAAGATTAAAGATAAATTTTAGGCCTAAAACACCCACAACTCTATTGTAAGGGGACTGGCGAAGGTTGTCAAGTAGTTTTTTTTTGTTTTTATTGAATGACGTTATAACTTTTTTCCACTTTTGTCTATCCATTCCTTATGTAATGGGAACGGGAATTGGTATCAGATAAATATTGAGTCAGAATCTCAATGCCTTCGTCGATTTCCTTTTCAGTGATGATTAATGGGGGCAAAATTCTTACAACATTATCTGATGTTACTCCAACAGTAAGTAAACCACGATAACTTAGCTCTTCTGCAAACTTTTGGCTATCCATTTTCACTTTTATCCCAAGCATCAGCCCCTTTCCTCTTACTTCTTCTATCATTGGAAATTTACTTGCTAGATCTTCTAATTTATTTTTTAAATACTTGCCTCTAACTTCAACATTCTCTAAAAAGCCGGAGCTGAGTAACTCATCAACCACAGCATTACCTACTGAAGTTGCAAGTGGATTGCCACCAAAAGTGGAACCGTGCATGCCAACTTTCATGTACTTAGCAGCCTTTTCAGTTGCAAGACAAGCCCCTAGCGGGAA
This portion of the Wolbachia endosymbiont of Ctenocephalides felis wCfeF genome encodes:
- a CDS encoding NADP-dependent malic enzyme, whose translation is MGSKYKDIMMNDDLDHTTKQEALKYHSGGSNPGKISILPTKPLSTQYDLSLAYSPGVAAPCLEIAKNSDLVYDYTAKSNCVAVISNGTAVLGLGNIGPLASKPVMEGKAVLFKRFADIDAVDIEVGTENVEDFINTVRYLGPSWGGINLEDIRSPDCFIIEKRLSELMDIPVFHDDQHGTAVVVAAGIENALDIAGKKLEDVKIIMNGAGAAGIACLEILRSMGAKNIVLCDKQGVIYRGRKEDMNEWKEKHAADTKERSLLDAIKGADVFIGLSAKNVLSEEMLKSMGKGPIIFALANPDPEVRPEFAKSVRSDAIIATGRSDYNNQVNNVMGFPYIFRGALDVHATTINNEMKIAAADAIAKLAREPVPDEISAAYGGRKMSYGCEYIIPTPFDPRLISIVSPAVAKAAVHSGVAKKAIQDWGEYENQLKSRLASALSTLNSLSSR
- a CDS encoding CDP-diacylglycerol--glycerol-3-phosphate 3-phosphatidyltransferase codes for the protein MFKKNLPNLLTISRALAVPAIILSFYIENKYANLITISIFIFACITDFFDGYLARAWKVQSKFGRLFDPIADKLIVVSTIMMLVYKHKINDYTIIPSVIIVCREMLVSGLREFLIATNVSLPVSKAGKIKTFLQMLAVVALIMDDYEITQYIGAICLWVAAIITMWSGYNYVIAGIKQID